The DNA segment TGCCCTCAAATCGCCAATGCCAAGGTTCGTAACTCACCCCCTGGGTATTGCCTCGGGGGAAGGAGAGGATGAAGTGATAGCGAGCAGCATTGGCCAGTAGCCACGCATAGGCTGGAGTTTGATCGAAGCTTGGTGAGAGATTCGTGGCAGGTGCCAGGCCATCGCCGAGATCTATGGCGAAGCCGGTGCTGTGCTCAGAAAACCCTGGCGGGGCGCTAACCATGGCCCTTTCTCGAGCGCTCTGGTTGCGATCCGATTTCACATCAAAAAAGAGTTCTTTTTGCAGCGCATGGGATCGGAAGGCGCTCAGCACCACTAGCTCTACCCCGCTAACGGATGCATCTCGCTGCATGGCCAGAAGAGCTGCTGCTGCGTCGCGATGCAGGCTTAGCCCAGGGGCAATCGCCACCCGTTCCGAGGCGGCCAGCTCTCCGTAGGGGAAATGGCCCAGCAGGCGCCCATCAAGGCCCGTGCGGGCGTTTAGTCCCTTTACTGGCGGTGGGGCCAATAGGCGCTGCAGAGGCCCCGGGCGCCAAACCACTACTAGGGTAAGGGCGATCAAAAGTGACCCTGTACCCACGCTGACTCCCAGTAGCCAGCGGTTGGCCTTGGCTGAAGGCGGGCTCGTGCGGCGGGCGACAGGAATGTCCCCCATGGCTACGGGTTGGCCTGGCCTGCGGGAATTGCGATGCGTCACGCGGGTTCCCTGCCTGGCACCGATCAATCTTCCTAAACACAAGCAATGAAGATCCTAGGCGGGGAGGTCGGATTGCCCACCACCCGACCGGTTATCGGTGTTAGCTTCCCAGCAGAATCCATCTTGGCGGAGCGTTTTTTGATGTTGCGAGTCGCGGTTGTGGGTGGCGGCCCCAGTGGAGCCTGTGCGGCTGAGGTGCTTGCCAAAGCTGGCATTAAAACCTGGATTTTTGAGCGCAAGCTCGACAACGCCAAACCATGCGGCGGTGCCATTCCGCTTTGCATGGTTGAGGAATTTGACTTGCCAGAGTCGATCATCGACCGCAAGGTGCGCAACATGAAGATGATCTCCCCTTCAAACAGGGAAGTAGATATCAATTTAGAAAATGAAAATGAATATATTGGCATGTGCCGCAGAGAGGTTATGGACGCCTTTCTCCGCAACAGAGCTGCCGAACTAGGTGCCCAGCTCGTGAACGGATTGGTTACCAAAATCGATACTGGTGCCAACCGACAAGGCCCCTACACCCTTACCTATTCCGATTATGGCGCTGGAGAAGCAACAGGAGAAACAAAGACTCTTGAAGTTGATTTGATTGTGGGGGCTGACGGAGCCAATAGTCGAGTTGCCAAGGCTATGGATGCTGGCGACTACAACGTAGCCATTGCCTTCCAGGAGCGCATCAGACTGCCTGCCGAGGAGATGAAGTACTACGAAAACTTGGCTGAGATGTATGTGGGTACTGATGTATCTCCAGATTTTTATGCGTGGGTGTTCCCCAAGTACGACCACGTGGCGGTTGGTACTGGAACCATGCAACAAAACCAAGGGCTGATCAAGGGACTCCAGGAGGGCATCCGCGAACGAGCCAAAAAACGGCTAGTCAACGGCGAAGTAATCAAGGTCGAAGCCCATCCGATTCCGGAACATCCCCGTCCCCGTCGGGTGGTTGGCCGTATGGCCCTAGTAGGTGATGCTGCTGGCTATGTCACCAAGAGCTCTGGCGAGGGCATTTATTTTGCAGCCAAAAGCGGCCGGATGTGTGCCGAGCAAATTGTGGAATCCAGTGCCGGTGGTAGCAAGGTTCCTACTGAGGCAGATCTGAAAAAATATCTTAAGAAATGGGATCGCCAATACGGCGCTACCTACAAGGTGCTTGAGATACTCCAAAATATTTTCTACCGAAACGATGCTGCTCGTGAAGCATTTGTCGAGATGTGCGACGACAAGGACGTACAACGCCTCACCTTCGACAGTTACCTATACAAGCGGGTGGTAATGATGAATCCATGGCAGCAGTTGAAACTCACGCTGCTTACCCTAGGTTCGGTGCTTAGGGGCAATGCCCTGGCTCCTCAGGGCTACAAGCCGGTGGATAGCGCAGTGCGGGGCGAGGCCGAAGTTAATGCCATGCTGGCGGTTAGTACAATCAAAGGTGGTATTAAAGTGGGCGTTAAATCCCGCAAAAATGAAGCTACATCTGCAAAGAATGCAGAGCCTGAACAGGATCGCGAACCGGCTCTAGCTGGAAAGGATTGATCCTCGGGGGGCTAGTTGGCCTAGGAATTTATGGCGCTCACATTAGCTTCTGCCAGTGTGAGCAATTTTTTTGCGTCTGAGTTCCACAGTACATACCTAAAGCTGCTGGGAAAATCTTTAAGGCTTAATCGTGGACATTCCGCCAGTAGCGCTGAATTTGCTTCGTGGCATGCCTGCAGGCGGTAATTAGGAATTCTTTCGCAGAGGTGATGAATACTGTGGAAAGAAATGTCTGCCCAAAACCAATTTAGAATTGCTGGCATTTCCAAATTACTACTACCCTTTAGGGCGCCACGCTGATAGTCCCACCCTTCGCTGCCACTGGCATAGGAATCTGCAAAATTGTGTTGAACGAAAAAGATGCAGAGAAATAATGCTGCCGATAAAGTCATCACAAATAGATAGCAGCTCCAAAACAGGCCGTGGCCAAGCCATGATCCCATTAGCCACCAACTAGTGAGTACAACCAGATTATTGGCAAACAGATCTATGCACTCAGCCGATGTATACCAATGGCTGGAGCGAAAATTACTGCTCAGCTCTGGCAGCTCGGCAAGGCCAGCTAGTCCCTTTTGGCCTAAGTGGGACGCCATAGCTGCCAGCCATTCAGCTACACCGAGCACAAGCTCAAGTCTTGGCCGAATCAGTAGGTAGTAGCAACCACCTGGAAACAGCATCAGAGGGTGGCGACTAAGTCCATAAAACCAGCGTTGGCGTGGTGATAGGGCTAAGTAGTCGCTCAGGGTCAGCAGCGCAGAGGGGCCCCGGTAGCGATCCCAGTTGCCGTTGTGTTTGTGGTGAAAAGCGTGGCCGCGGGACCAGGGATGCTGGGGGATTGCATTTAAGCAACCCAGAAGAAAACCAACGGGCCTGTTTAACCAGCGAGTTTTGAAGAGCGATTCGTGGCCGCAATCGTGCATTAGCGCGAATGAGCGTGCCGAAAACAGGACTAGTAGCAGCAGCACTGGCAGCAGCAGTAGCCGGCTCGGCCCGGCGGCAGCCAGCGTTGGTATGGATGCCCAAAGCAGGGCTGTCGGAATGAAGGTATTTATTAGCTGCCAGCTGGCGATGCGGTCATCGCCTTGGCGGAAGGCTTCGAGCTGAAAATCCCTGCGGCGAGGGGATATCGGCTGCGAGGGAGCCTTTGGCGACGGGACCTGTGGCGATGGAAGTAAACTCAATAACTACCCTCAATGTGAACAGGCATTTTTTTCAATAACAGGACAACATTCTATGGGAATTTCATCCCATAATGCGATTGAAGTCCGCCAACACGGAAGCTTGATTGCGCAGCACCCCCAGCAAATTGAGACGGTTTCTGCGTACCGCTCCATCTTCAGCCATCACCATCACGCTCTGCTCGCCATCAAAGAAGGCTGCCAAGGCTGGGGCGCCAGCCGAAAGTCCGCTAGCCAAGTTGCGGTAGCGATCGTTGGCGCTGCTGGTGGCGATGGGACCTAGCTTGTTAAGCACCGCCAACATGGCTGCCTCACTGCTTTTTTCAAACAGATCAGGATCGACTACTACCTCGGCACTGAGCACGCCGCTTGGTAGATCGCCCTGGTTTGCAAGTCGCGCCGCGCGGGTAACCACAGCCTGCACCGCTGCCAACTGACCCGAGCTGCGCAACTCCATAAGCAGAGCAACTCGTTGTCGTGCATCCTCTGGATCGGACAGTACCCGCCCTTGATCACCCGTTTGGCCAGCCACCGCTTGCACTAGGTCGACATCCATCCCACCTTCCTCAAGCAGGCTCACCAGTCGCTGGCGCAGGAAGTCGGCTAGCTCGATATTTAATCTTTCCGCATCAACGGCGAAGTGGGGCAGCAGTTCAGCCCAGTGCTGACATGAGCGCTGCAACAGGGCGAGCAGATCCAGGCGCCAGCCCTTCTCCCACAAAATCTGCAGTAGGCCTTGGCCCGCGCGTCGCAGGGCGTAGGGATCAGAGGAGCCGGTAGGACGTTCGCCCTTGGCGTAGATGCTTAAGAGCAACTCCAGGCGCTCAGCTAAGGCGACAACAGCTCCTGCATCGGAGCTGGGCGGGGCGTCGCCCGCACCACGGGGTAAGTAGTGCTCCAGCACTGCTAGGCCGACCTGATAGGGCTCTCCCTCTGCCACCAGGTACTTGCCCCCCATTGCCCCCTGCAGCTCTGGGAATTCACCCACCATCTGGCTAACAAGGTCGTGTTTGCAGAGATGGGCCGCCCGACGGGCATGGCTGCCACAGCTGGACGAGAGCGAAAGCTGCTCAAGTAGGACGTCTGTGCACCATTCGAGCCGCTCAGTGCGATCGAGCAGGGAAC comes from the Cyanobium sp. Tous-M-B4 genome and includes:
- a CDS encoding D-alanyl-D-alanine carboxypeptidase family protein, with protein sequence MGDIPVARRTSPPSAKANRWLLGVSVGTGSLLIALTLVVVWRPGPLQRLLAPPPVKGLNARTGLDGRLLGHFPYGELAASERVAIAPGLSLHRDAAAALLAMQRDASVSGVELVVLSAFRSHALQKELFFDVKSDRNQSARERAMVSAPPGFSEHSTGFAIDLGDGLAPATNLSPSFDQTPAYAWLLANAARYHFILSFPRGNTQGVSYEPWHWRFEGSAEALQLFEPAQRLAR
- the chlP gene encoding geranylgeranyl reductase → MLRVAVVGGGPSGACAAEVLAKAGIKTWIFERKLDNAKPCGGAIPLCMVEEFDLPESIIDRKVRNMKMISPSNREVDINLENENEYIGMCRREVMDAFLRNRAAELGAQLVNGLVTKIDTGANRQGPYTLTYSDYGAGEATGETKTLEVDLIVGADGANSRVAKAMDAGDYNVAIAFQERIRLPAEEMKYYENLAEMYVGTDVSPDFYAWVFPKYDHVAVGTGTMQQNQGLIKGLQEGIRERAKKRLVNGEVIKVEAHPIPEHPRPRRVVGRMALVGDAAGYVTKSSGEGIYFAAKSGRMCAEQIVESSAGGSKVPTEADLKKYLKKWDRQYGATYKVLEILQNIFYRNDAAREAFVEMCDDKDVQRLTFDSYLYKRVVMMNPWQQLKLTLLTLGSVLRGNALAPQGYKPVDSAVRGEAEVNAMLAVSTIKGGIKVGVKSRKNEATSAKNAEPEQDREPALAGKD
- a CDS encoding fatty acid desaturase, encoding MLLLLVLFSARSFALMHDCGHESLFKTRWLNRPVGFLLGCLNAIPQHPWSRGHAFHHKHNGNWDRYRGPSALLTLSDYLALSPRQRWFYGLSRHPLMLFPGGCYYLLIRPRLELVLGVAEWLAAMASHLGQKGLAGLAELPELSSNFRSSHWYTSAECIDLFANNLVVLTSWWLMGSWLGHGLFWSCYLFVMTLSAALFLCIFFVQHNFADSYASGSEGWDYQRGALKGSSNLEMPAILNWFWADISFHSIHHLCERIPNYRLQACHEANSALLAECPRLSLKDFPSSFRYVLWNSDAKKLLTLAEANVSAINS